A window of Verrucomicrobiales bacterium contains these coding sequences:
- a CDS encoding glycosyltransferase family 2 protein, with protein sequence MDSKPGPLTGVSSVTREPGAVTAPLLSVVILNYNGARWLRRCLDSLRQQTIFHRIEVWIADNASQDGSDRLSEELLRGWSNGFFVQNGGNFGYCEGNNRGARGAAGRYLLFLNNDTWMASDCLEVLLAHMEGLQAGAGSPQILNYQDQQLQGYGRSGFDLFGYYSNQGDGGVESELFIAPGCAYCIRRDLFWRLGGFDSEFFMYADETDLSWRVWIAGERVITVPQAKLYHWGAGSSAPASGPEPGVFRASEFSRFHTNRNTLMVLLKNTQHVLLVLVATHLLSLFLEAMFMLLVTRNPGFVRRAYWDAVVACWGKRLHVRSERRRIAGFRRRGDFWMMRFLRPDRCERLEEFLRLLGWTGRNER encoded by the coding sequence ATGGACTCGAAACCTGGCCCGCTTACTGGGGTGTCCTCTGTTACCCGTGAACCGGGTGCGGTCACTGCTCCTTTGCTGAGCGTGGTGATCCTCAACTACAATGGGGCACGCTGGCTTCGTCGCTGCCTCGACTCGCTCCGCCAGCAGACGATCTTCCATCGAATCGAGGTATGGATTGCCGACAATGCCAGCCAAGACGGTTCGGATCGGCTTTCAGAGGAGCTCCTGCGCGGGTGGTCGAATGGTTTCTTTGTTCAGAACGGTGGAAACTTTGGCTATTGCGAGGGGAATAATCGGGGCGCGCGCGGCGCGGCTGGGAGATATCTCCTGTTTCTGAACAATGACACTTGGATGGCCTCTGATTGTTTGGAGGTTCTGCTGGCGCACATGGAAGGGTTGCAGGCTGGAGCTGGCAGTCCGCAGATTTTGAACTACCAGGACCAGCAGCTGCAGGGGTATGGCCGATCCGGCTTCGACTTGTTTGGATACTACAGCAACCAAGGGGATGGGGGCGTGGAGAGCGAGCTGTTTATCGCGCCGGGCTGTGCGTACTGCATTCGTCGGGATCTCTTTTGGAGGCTCGGTGGATTTGATTCGGAATTTTTCATGTATGCGGATGAGACCGATCTCTCCTGGCGCGTTTGGATTGCCGGCGAGCGCGTGATCACGGTTCCGCAGGCTAAGCTCTATCATTGGGGAGCTGGGTCGTCGGCCCCAGCGAGCGGGCCCGAGCCTGGGGTGTTTCGAGCCAGTGAGTTCTCCCGGTTCCACACCAATCGCAATACCTTGATGGTGTTGCTCAAGAATACTCAGCACGTCCTACTGGTGCTGGTGGCTACGCACCTCCTCTCTTTGTTTTTAGAGGCCATGTTCATGCTCCTGGTGACACGCAACCCGGGCTTTGTGCGGCGGGCGTATTGGGATGCTGTGGTTGCCTGTTGGGGGAAGCGACTCCACGTGAGGTCAGAGCGCCGACGCATTGCGGGGTTCCGTCGGCGAGGTGATTTTTGGATGATGCGTTTTTTGCGACCCGACCGATGCGAACGCCTCGAAGAATTTCTCCGGCTGCTTGGGTGGACGGGCAGGAACGAAAGGTGA
- a CDS encoding NAD-dependent epimerase/dehydratase family protein, giving the protein MSGACLITGAAGFIGSHLVDRLLALDRHVVGVDNLVLGRRANLAKAMQLPSFKFQELDVNDFDSFLHFARQEHERRPFEVIWHLAANSDIQAGGTNPDIDLRQTFLTTYHSLRVAEALGIPHFAFSSTSAIYGVQDGLLTEDGGPWFPISNYGAMKLASEAALTAALERFLKRAWLFRFPNVVGSRSTHGAIFDFIRKLRANPNQLEVLGNGTQEKPYLHVTEVVDAMIHIWQQSQDRLNYFNIAPPDTATTVRYIAEETVRQVAPTAKIHYTGGDRGWVGDVPKFQYSIAKLQRLGWSPRLTSNQAVERAIREVSSEQSSSVA; this is encoded by the coding sequence ATGAGCGGCGCGTGTCTGATCACGGGCGCCGCGGGCTTTATCGGCAGTCATTTGGTGGATCGCTTGTTGGCGCTCGACCGGCACGTGGTTGGTGTCGACAACCTGGTGCTGGGCCGGCGCGCGAATCTGGCCAAGGCCATGCAGCTGCCAAGCTTCAAGTTTCAGGAGTTGGATGTCAACGACTTCGATAGCTTCCTCCACTTCGCTCGACAGGAACACGAACGTCGTCCATTTGAAGTGATCTGGCATCTGGCCGCCAATTCCGACATCCAGGCCGGTGGCACCAATCCGGACATCGACCTGCGCCAAACCTTCCTGACGACCTACCATTCCCTACGAGTGGCCGAGGCGCTGGGTATCCCCCATTTCGCCTTTTCGTCCACTTCTGCCATTTATGGGGTCCAGGACGGCCTGCTCACCGAGGACGGCGGACCCTGGTTCCCTATTTCTAATTACGGAGCCATGAAACTGGCGTCCGAGGCCGCCTTGACCGCCGCCCTGGAACGCTTTCTCAAACGCGCCTGGCTGTTTCGCTTTCCCAATGTGGTCGGCAGTCGATCCACCCACGGCGCCATCTTTGACTTCATCCGCAAGCTGCGCGCCAACCCCAACCAGCTGGAGGTGCTCGGCAACGGCACCCAGGAAAAACCCTACCTGCATGTGACCGAGGTGGTCGATGCCATGATCCATATCTGGCAGCAATCCCAGGACCGACTGAACTATTTCAACATCGCCCCTCCCGATACCGCGACAACGGTTCGTTACATCGCCGAGGAGACGGTGCGGCAGGTGGCACCCACGGCCAAAATTCACTACACGGGAGGGGATCGCGGCTGGGTGGGCGATGTGCCCAAGTTCCAATACTCGATCGCCAAGCTCCAGCGCCTCGGGTGGTCGCCCCGGCTGACATCCAACCAAGCGGTCGAACGAGCCATCCGCGAAGTCAGCTCAGAGCAATCCAGCTCGGTTGCTTAA
- a CDS encoding HAD-IIIA family hydrolase: MHQLVIIAGGLGTRLKARLGDLPKPMIPIAGKPLLAHQVELAKQHGFTEILLCVYYRPEVIQEALGDGSKWGIKIRYLIEPKPLGTAGAVLLGWDSLADQFVVMYGDTLVNLDLTRLAAAHQASGADATLVLHPNNHPFDSDLVECDDHNWVTAFHNRPHPAGRWFQNLVNAGLYVINRKALEPFVVDGGPRAPMDFGKDLFPAMLRQGQRLLGYNTPEYIKDIGTPERYDKVCQEVEKGVVARSSLRDPAPAVFLDRDGTLNEEADGLRSIDQLRLIPGVAAAVQDLNRSGFRVVVVTNQPVIAKGYVTEPELRGIHNKLESLLGLEHAFVDRIYYCPHHPDAGFPGERAELKVACKCRKPNPGMLLQAARELNLDLKRSWMVGDTTIDMQCAKNAGVRSVLVRTGHGGRDGKFHVQPESTFDTLTEAARFIVQQSNLSDTQNTPS, translated from the coding sequence ATGCACCAACTCGTCATCATAGCCGGTGGACTGGGCACCCGCCTCAAGGCCCGGCTTGGGGACCTGCCCAAGCCGATGATCCCCATCGCCGGGAAACCCCTGCTCGCCCATCAAGTGGAACTCGCCAAGCAGCACGGCTTCACCGAGATCCTGCTATGCGTGTATTATCGACCGGAGGTGATCCAGGAAGCGCTCGGGGATGGATCTAAATGGGGAATCAAAATCCGCTATCTCATCGAGCCTAAACCGCTGGGAACCGCCGGCGCGGTGCTCTTGGGATGGGACAGCCTCGCCGATCAGTTCGTGGTGATGTATGGCGACACGCTGGTCAACCTCGACCTGACTCGCCTCGCCGCCGCACACCAAGCTTCAGGAGCCGATGCCACCCTGGTGCTTCATCCCAACAATCATCCGTTCGATTCCGATCTCGTTGAATGCGATGACCACAACTGGGTCACCGCTTTCCACAACCGTCCCCACCCGGCGGGCCGATGGTTCCAGAACCTCGTGAACGCAGGGCTGTATGTCATCAACCGAAAGGCGCTGGAACCCTTCGTCGTGGACGGTGGCCCTCGCGCACCCATGGATTTCGGCAAAGACCTGTTCCCCGCGATGCTCCGGCAAGGCCAGCGGCTGCTGGGATACAACACGCCCGAATACATCAAGGACATCGGAACCCCCGAGCGCTACGACAAGGTTTGCCAGGAAGTCGAGAAGGGGGTGGTTGCCAGATCGTCGCTTCGCGACCCTGCCCCGGCGGTCTTTCTGGATCGGGACGGCACGCTCAACGAAGAGGCCGACGGCCTGCGCTCGATCGATCAGCTTCGGCTGATCCCGGGAGTGGCTGCAGCGGTCCAAGATCTGAACCGATCCGGGTTCAGAGTGGTCGTTGTGACCAATCAGCCGGTGATTGCCAAAGGCTATGTCACCGAACCCGAACTGCGCGGCATTCACAACAAGCTGGAAAGTTTGCTCGGACTGGAGCACGCCTTTGTGGATCGCATCTACTATTGCCCCCACCACCCCGACGCCGGATTTCCCGGGGAGCGAGCGGAGCTCAAGGTGGCCTGCAAATGCCGGAAGCCCAACCCTGGCATGCTGCTTCAGGCGGCCCGCGAACTGAACTTGGACCTCAAGCGATCCTGGATGGTAGGCGATACCACCATCGATATGCAGTGCGCGAAAAATGCGGGAGTGAGATCGGTTCTGGTCCGCACCGGACACGGCGGACGCGACGGCAAATTCCACGTGCAACCCGAATCCACCTTTGACACCCTGACCGAGGCCGCCCGGTTCATCGTGCAGCAATCGAACCTTTCGGACACCCAGAACACTCCATCATGA
- a CDS encoding methyltransferase domain-containing protein — protein sequence MTLRGVPWVLGLIARGQFKTLWIEFHFRYYRSRWNAKLEQSLKATPRPSVPAGTHIRLETEHPVAYKSPDHLVPWGTKYDNSTHGKFILHMEERIGASVPGRCRRSLDLGCSGGGLVYDFLRLGWVAVGLEGSDFSLKHGRAHWPELAGKHLFTCDIGKPFRVLDGEALHQCDLITMWEVLEHIRAEELPTLFENILKHLQPGGYFVASTTSEPDIHDGVDLHQTKLTNAEWRQWVAKNRPELEWVDLGLEYYQFVRYNQERSVLTYRRKS from the coding sequence ATGACTCTTCGTGGTGTTCCATGGGTGCTTGGGTTGATCGCCCGGGGCCAGTTCAAAACGTTGTGGATTGAGTTCCATTTCCGTTACTACCGTTCCCGTTGGAATGCCAAGCTGGAGCAGAGCTTGAAAGCCACGCCACGTCCGTCGGTTCCGGCGGGGACTCACATCCGGCTCGAGACCGAGCATCCGGTGGCCTATAAATCTCCCGATCACTTGGTTCCATGGGGCACCAAGTATGACAATTCCACCCATGGTAAGTTCATTCTGCACATGGAGGAGCGAATTGGCGCGAGCGTGCCAGGACGCTGTCGGCGGTCGTTAGACCTGGGGTGTTCGGGGGGAGGGCTGGTTTATGATTTTCTCCGGCTGGGCTGGGTGGCGGTAGGGCTGGAAGGTTCGGATTTTTCGCTGAAGCACGGTCGGGCGCACTGGCCCGAGCTGGCGGGGAAGCATTTGTTTACCTGCGACATCGGCAAGCCCTTTCGAGTTCTCGACGGCGAGGCGCTTCACCAATGTGACTTGATCACCATGTGGGAGGTGTTGGAGCACATTCGGGCTGAAGAGCTGCCGACGCTGTTTGAGAATATTCTGAAGCATTTGCAGCCCGGCGGTTACTTTGTAGCCTCGACCACCTCGGAGCCCGACATCCACGACGGAGTGGATCTCCATCAGACCAAGCTGACCAACGCCGAATGGCGTCAATGGGTCGCCAAGAATCGCCCAGAGCTGGAGTGGGTGGACCTGGGATTGGAGTATTATCAGTTCGTCCGCTATAACCAGGAACGTTCGGTGCTGACCTATCGGCGCAAATCCTAG